The Terriglobus roseus sequence CTCACAGGTCGGATGTTCCGATCTGCTTGAGATGCGGGATGAGGCCCTCGGCTCGGTATCCTGGGGTGACGATGCGTACGCAGCGACCGTATTAAAGATTCTGTCTGCGATCGTTCAACGGAATCCGACAGATCTCGACCGGCTCGAACTCTACGCGGACAAATGCCTCGCGCACGCCGAAGCCGGCTCCTTTTCGGGAGTTACCCTGACTAGAATCTGACACGACAAGGTTGCGCGCCGGCAGCTTATTCGTCGTCAGAATCGCCGGACCTGCCTCGCTTTACGTTGGTCCGACCCAACTCCACGCAGCGGTCGGAGACCTCAACCGGATTGGCCATCTTCCCAGCAGCCGCTCGGGAGAACGTGCGCCACATACGGTTTACGTCCACAGGCTTCCCAGCCCTGACCTCACGCTCCACCGCAACGTGCATCGCTGAGAGAAGTTCGTCGCGTAACTCGTGAAAGAGTTTGCTGATATAGATCGAGGGCACTGACTGAGGCTAACAGTTCATGCAGTGTTGCCCGTGCCGAGTCGCCTTTTAGGATCCTGGTTGCAACGTCGGGAACGATGTAATGCGTAGTTTGGCTGCGCCGTAAGGGATAAGAGGAATTAACTCGTCCGGTAAAGTTCCGGCCGATGCACTCAACTTTGGGTGTTCCGGAACCGGAGCGGCGACGCCATCTTCGGAACGCCAGGCATCGAGTATCTTCGCAGGGACCAGGAGTTTCACACCCGGATTCGCGGCGGAAAACGGGATTGCCCCGATCGCAGACTCGTGCACGGCAAGTCCCGGAGCGGAAGTCTCATCGACGTGCAGAGCATAGTTCCACTGCGCCTGCGGAAACACCTGCCAGTCTGCAGTGATCCCTCGGTCACGCAGCTTGACCCAGGTCGTGCCGGGTGAAAAGGAAAAGAGCAACGGTCCACGACTGAGTGTGGCTGAGCCGTGATAGCCACGGGTCAACAATGGCTGCATGGGAAGCACGAGCTCGACAACATCGCCGGCCTTCCAGGTGCGTGCAACCTTTGCAAAAGTGCCCGGGGCGGACGCAGTGTTCACGACTTCGCCGTTGACCGAGATCGCTGCTTTTGCAGCCCACATCGGTATGCGGAGGTGAAGAGTGAAACGAACATCCGAGCTTGGGTTCACGGTGATGCGAACGCGCTCGCGGAACGGATAGTCCGTCTGCTCCTGCAGGTGCACGCTGCAGCCGTTGATCTGCGTCGTCACGCTGCAGGGCGCATAGATCATCGCAGCCAATCCATCTCCATCAGCAGGCCGCATCCACAGGGACGAAGTGAGCTTTGGCCAGCCTTGATGGAAGTTAGCCGTGCAGCAGCCAAAGTGTGGCTCCAACCCATACAGGTTGGATTCGGCGCTGTTGGTGGTCCACGGTTTGGAATTGAGGCTGCAGGAGATCTGGTTGGCCTGCTGGTCGTATTGATGGGCCCACATGTCGTCCGTGAACGTGCCTGGCAGAGCGTTGTAGGCGATGCGCTCAATGCGATCCGCAATAGCGGCATCTCCAAAGGTAGCCAGGGCTACTTCCATCGAGAACAGCGTCTCCACGACCGTGCAAAGTTCAGTGCCCTGGCTGGTATTCAGACCAGCAAGATGCTCATCGCACGAGAACATGCCATTCGGCTGGCCATGAAATTTATCCAGGGCGCCCAGTTGCCGGTAATAGCCTGCCTTCTCCGCAGCGTTACCGTTCAACCGGAACTGCACAGCAGCAGTCTTCAACGCCTGCCCGTTGTTGACGCCGTGTGTCTGCATCCCTTCTGCTTTGTTTCCGCTCGGCCTGCTCGGATCAAGCAGACTCCGTGAAGTTGGACCTGTGTATTTGAAATCCCGAAAGCTTTCCACCCAGTCGAAGCCCTGCTGCTTGAGCAGGTGCATCAGGGCGAGCAGCTTCGGATCATTGGTCTGGGAATATAACCACTGAACGACATAGACTTCGTCCTGCCACCGGTACTGGCCCCACTCCTGCAACGGACGTTGCGGCATCTCTGCTAACTGATGGTGGAAGTATCTTGTCAAGGCAGGATGGACGCGTGGGTCGCCCGTTGCGTCATGGTATTGCGCCAGTGCCTTGACCATCACCATGCGGGGCCACCAATCGTTGTTGGAAGCAGGTCCGATCATTCCGCTTGGCTGCTGGTTGTCGAGGGTCCAGTCGATGAACCGCATCGCCTTGGCCTTCAGGACGGGATCGTCCAACTGCCAGGCGAGCGGCACCAGCCCATCCAGAAAATAGGGACCGCGCTCCCAGCTTTCGCCTGTGCCACCCAGCCATCCGGAGTTAAGACCGACATCCGGCCAGAACTCATCCAAATGACCGCCCATGCCGTCCGCCTGAATTCGCATCTGGCGCAACAGCCAACCCGCAGGCCGGATCTGACCGACCAGCAGCGGCTGAAATGCTGCAGGCGCTAACTTCGCCGCAGCAGTATCAGCTCGTCCTGTCTTCGGGCCCAGAGCGGAGAGACCTCGAGACGTGACTGCGGACGCCGCCAACACACAGGCGGTCGAATGGAGGAACTGGCGGCGACTAGCAGAAGACATTGAGAGGCCTCAGGGAACAGACTAAAGCTCCAGGCGTTGCAGGAACAGTGGTTGGGGCTGCGACTGCGACCAAAGAGGGAAACGGTGCGGTCGCGTCGTGGTTTCCTGCTGGTACATCCGCTACTTAGTCAGTTCGACCGACAACGAATATCGGCTGGTGGTTCCTCGCCTTGCCGCGTTGCGCATAAGGAAGACCTGGATCATGTAATCGCCTGGTTCACTTACAGGTACTTCCGCCTTTGTCCCAGCAGACGCGCCCTTGAAGATCGCCTCGTCTTTTCCGAGTTGTGCACCCGGTCCATACACGTTGAAGAGATTGGATCCCACCCCACTCTTCAACGCGATGCGCAACACACCGGCCGCATCGATGGATACGAGATAGCGCACGTCGTCATAACCCCGGACGGAGCCCCGTTCCTTGTGTGCGCCTCCATCCTTTCTGACGTTAAAGCGATGGAGCTGATCATGAGCGACGGCTGGTCGAACCGATAAGATGAGTGCTGCAAGGAACGCGATCGCGATCATCCGATGGCTCATGTTTGTTCCTCCGCTACAGGGATGGTAGAAATTGCTCGAAAAGGATACGGCTGTGACGACGTCGAAGGACAGTCCATCAACAGTTTCGAGGTAGAAAACGTAACAAAGTCGCTGCCGGAAACGCCGTCAAAATGCTAATCTGGCCCGATCACGGGGAGGTCTTATGCTGCGGCGCCATCTCACCCCTTTCGCTTCTCTGGCGATCGCCCTTGCTGTTGTGCCGAACGCCATCGGGCAGACGCTGATTCGGATGTACGTGCAGGCAGGGAGCGGCGATTTTGCAGCAAATGGTGCGGGAGATTCCGCGCTCGATCTGCGGAAAGCACTCCTCGGAAAATCTCGCACCATCCGTGTCGTGGATTCACCGGCAGAAGCCGAGGTTGTTGTGCGGATTGACTCCCGCAACGTGCGCAAGGAGACGGCGTCTGTCAACACTTACGCCAACCAGAGCAAAGATGGAAAGTCGGGTACAGCCACGACAGTCCCGACCATTCGAAACGTGAATGTGCTGCATGTGATGCTGCTCGCAGGCAACTCACAGATTCCGCTTGAAACAGAATCAGCGCTCTCCTGGCGACTCGCCGCAGGTGACATGGCATCCAGCATCGATCATTGGGTAAAGGAAAACTACGCTAAGCTCATCGAACGCAGGACAGAGCAGAAATACGCTCCCAGCGCGACCGAAGCTGCGCCATCTCCGTCAACTCCACCGGCCGCAGCGAAGTCAGCGAATGACGCATCGATCGCTCCGGGCATGTCTGAGTCACAGGTTCTTGAAGCCATGGGCGCGCCGGAGAAAAAGGTTATCTTCGGGAAGAAGTCGCTCTGGAACTACCGCGGACTGCAGGTTGTGTTTGAAGACGGTCGCGTTACCGATGTGAAGTTCTAAGACTCATCGGAAAACAGCAGAAACCAAGGCTCAATTTCGATAGCAAAGGCTGGAAAGAACGCGCGAGTGAAAACATTTCCGGCTACGAGAATGACACTGCCGCAACGCATCGGCCTTTGGCTGTTGGGATGTGTCGTGGTGATTATCTTCGTGGTCGCAAACTCGGGAACCGATCTCTCACTCTCGGAATTTTCCGCGCCGGCTGAAGCTCCTTCTTCCAACACCGCTGTCGATCAGAGCTATTACGTTACCGCGCGGAATCTTGCGGCGCTGGCTGCGACGCCCCAGGAGCAACAGTATGCGGTGCTGGCCATGCGATCGGCAGATCACGAGCTCGATCAAAGCTTCGCCTCGGCCATTCGCAACTCGGCAGCCCACCGACTCGAACACACCGCCGCGGCGACGTCGATGCTTCAACGGATTGCTGAGCTGAAGCAGTCGATCCGGGCCGATCAGGCAGGAGTTGCGGCCGCGAGTGCCGATTCCTCGAAGGCCTCTGATGACGACGGAGAGCGGTTGCGTATCGCGCAGGCCCAACTCACGCTGGATGAAGATGAACTGGAGAATGTGCAGCAGGATCTCGCTCGAACGGGCGGGGATCCCCAAACGGATATCCAACAGGCTTTCGATCAGCACCGGTCCATTGAGAGTCAAGCCGCAGCACTGCCGAAGAACACGGCGACCGCAGATCTCGAGTCCGCACGGTCCCTGCATTCGGTCGTAGGTAAGGTGCGGATCCTCTCGTCCTTGAAACAACGCCGGAAGATGCTGGCGGACGCGCGCAACAAGGTGCTTGCAGAGCAACAGAAATTGCAGCAGCAACATGACGGCCTCGACCGCCAGACCTATGTGTCGACACCGGGCGAAGATCCGTCATCAAGATCAGGCAGACTGACGCAACTGCGTGTCTCAGCCGAGCGCGAAAAGGACATGGCCGACCTCGACAAGCGTGTCCGGGACCTGGGCCAACTGGCGAAGGTCTACGAGGATTGGGGCCACCTTGTGCAGACCCAGCGTCGAACACTGCTGACTTCGCTGGCCGCAGATTTTCTGACGGTAGTTATGGCGGTACTGGGTATCTTCGCGCTGAGTGGTTTTGCGCAATACCTTCTCAAACGGTGGGAGAAGAATCATCATCGCCGCTTGAAACATGCCCGCGTGGTCATCACGCTCATTCTGGAAATTGTCGTCGTCGCCCGGATTGCGGTCGTCATCTTCGGCATGCCAGGTGATGTCTCAACTATCCTCGGCTTCATCACAGCGGGCATAACGGTCACTTTGAAAGACTTCCTGGTCTCCTTCGTCGGCTGGTTCGCACTGATGGGAAGACGGGGCATCCAGGTTGGGGATTGGGTCGAAATCGACGGCACGCAAGGCGAAGTTCTTGAGGTCACCGCACTTCACACCTACCTCCTCGAAGCTGGAAACTGGGCAACAAGTGGTCAGTTCACCGGCCGCCAGGCCGTCTTCATGAACAAGTTTGCCGTGGAGCGCAAGTACTTCAACTTTTCAACGTCAGAGCAGTGGCTCTGGGACGAGTTCGTGGTTCCCGTGCCTGCAAGTAAGGTCATCACGCAGGAACTGCTGTCCCGCGTGCAGCACCTGATCGCAACGGAGACACGAGACGATATGGCAAGTGCGGAAGCATCGTGGCGAGAACTCGCCACGACGCATGGCCTTCACGAACGGAAAGGCG is a genomic window containing:
- a CDS encoding beta-L-arabinofuranosidase domain-containing protein — protein: MSSASRRQFLHSTACVLAASAVTSRGLSALGPKTGRADTAAAKLAPAAFQPLLVGQIRPAGWLLRQMRIQADGMGGHLDEFWPDVGLNSGWLGGTGESWERGPYFLDGLVPLAWQLDDPVLKAKAMRFIDWTLDNQQPSGMIGPASNNDWWPRMVMVKALAQYHDATGDPRVHPALTRYFHHQLAEMPQRPLQEWGQYRWQDEVYVVQWLYSQTNDPKLLALMHLLKQQGFDWVESFRDFKYTGPTSRSLLDPSRPSGNKAEGMQTHGVNNGQALKTAAVQFRLNGNAAEKAGYYRQLGALDKFHGQPNGMFSCDEHLAGLNTSQGTELCTVVETLFSMEVALATFGDAAIADRIERIAYNALPGTFTDDMWAHQYDQQANQISCSLNSKPWTTNSAESNLYGLEPHFGCCTANFHQGWPKLTSSLWMRPADGDGLAAMIYAPCSVTTQINGCSVHLQEQTDYPFRERVRITVNPSSDVRFTLHLRIPMWAAKAAISVNGEVVNTASAPGTFAKVARTWKAGDVVELVLPMQPLLTRGYHGSATLSRGPLLFSFSPGTTWVKLRDRGITADWQVFPQAQWNYALHVDETSAPGLAVHESAIGAIPFSAANPGVKLLVPAKILDAWRSEDGVAAPVPEHPKLSASAGTLPDELIPLIPYGAAKLRITSFPTLQPGS
- a CDS encoding mechanosensitive ion channel domain-containing protein, with the protein product MTLPQRIGLWLLGCVVVIIFVVANSGTDLSLSEFSAPAEAPSSNTAVDQSYYVTARNLAALAATPQEQQYAVLAMRSADHELDQSFASAIRNSAAHRLEHTAAATSMLQRIAELKQSIRADQAGVAAASADSSKASDDDGERLRIAQAQLTLDEDELENVQQDLARTGGDPQTDIQQAFDQHRSIESQAAALPKNTATADLESARSLHSVVGKVRILSSLKQRRKMLADARNKVLAEQQKLQQQHDGLDRQTYVSTPGEDPSSRSGRLTQLRVSAEREKDMADLDKRVRDLGQLAKVYEDWGHLVQTQRRTLLTSLAADFLTVVMAVLGIFALSGFAQYLLKRWEKNHHRRLKHARVVITLILEIVVVARIAVVIFGMPGDVSTILGFITAGITVTLKDFLVSFVGWFALMGRRGIQVGDWVEIDGTQGEVLEVTALHTYLLEAGNWATSGQFTGRQAVFMNKFAVERKYFNFSTSEQWLWDEFVVPVPASKVITQELLSRVQHLIATETRDDMASAEASWRELATTHGLHERKGAPTAIVRTSAAGLEVVVRYVTKAPTRFDTAVRLRQLVLGALGLGLHVDPSMPARPVGT